One part of the Macrobrachium rosenbergii isolate ZJJX-2024 chromosome 3, ASM4041242v1, whole genome shotgun sequence genome encodes these proteins:
- the LOC136852567 gene encoding fructose-bisphosphate aldolase-like, with amino-acid sequence MTTYFSYPAPELQAELRSIANAIVTPGKGILAADESTGTMGKRLANIGLENTEDNRRKYRQLLFTSDKELGNYISGVILFHETLYQKSDSGVPFVDLIKQMGIIPGIKVDKGVVPLMGSEGESTTQGLDDLAQRCAQYKKDGCQFAKWRCVLKIGQNTPSYLGMLENANVLARYASICQMNGLVPIVEPEVLMDGSHNLERAQKVTETVLSFTYKALMDHHVFLEGTLLKPNMVLAGQECPVKYTPQQAAEATLLALSRTVPAAVPGICFLSGGQSEEEATVHLDALNKCTAARKPWALTFSYGRALQASALKAWSGKDVKAGQVELLKRAKANGAASVGKYAAGSSSGAASGAGLFVKNHQY; translated from the exons ATGACAACCTACTTCAGCTACCCTGCCCCTGAGCTTCAGGCCGAACTGCGAAGCATTGCCAATGCCATCGTGACGCCGGGGAAGGGTATCTTAGCTGCTGACGAGTCCACTGGCACCATGGGTAAACGCCTGGCCAATATTGGTTTGGAAAACACCGAAGACAACAGGAGGAAATATCGCCAGTTGCTCTTCACTTCTGACAAG GAACTCGGAAACTACATCTCCGGAGTGATTTTGTTCCACGAAACCCTCTACCAGAAAAGCGACAGCGGCGTCCCCTTCGTCGACCTCATCAAACAGATGGGGATCATTCCTGGTATCAAG GTCGACAAAGGTGTTGTGCCATTGATGGGATCCGAAGGCGAAAGCACCACCCAAGGACTTGATGATCTTGCACAGCGCTGTGCTCAGTACAAAAAGGATGGCTGCCAGTTTGCCAAATGGCGCTGTGTTCTCAAGATTGGACAGAACACTCCCAGCTACCTTGGCATGTTGGAAAATGCCAACGTACTTGCACGTTATGCTTCCATATGCCAAATGAACGGCCTCGTCCCCATCGTCGAACCTGAG GTGCTGATGGATGGGTCCCACAACCTCGAACGTGCCCAGAAGGTTACGGAAACTGTTTTGTCCTTCACTTACAAAGCTTTAATGGATCATCACGTCTTCTTAGAAGGAACTCTTCTCAAACCCAACATGGTATTGGCAGGACAGGAATGTCCCGTTAAATATACACCTCAGCAAGCTGCAGAG GCTACTCTTTTGGCATTATCTCGAACTGTCCCAGCTGCTGTACCTGGTATCTGCTTCCTCTCTGGTGGTCAGTCTGAAGAAGAGGCAACCGTCCATCTTGATGCCCTTAACAAGTGCACTGCAGCCAGGAAACCATGGGCTCTCACTTTCAGTTATGGCCGAGCACTTCAGGCCTCAGCCTTGAAGGCATGGAGTGGAAAGGACGTAAAAGCTGGCCAAGTCGAACTGCTGAAGAGAGCCAAAGCCAACGGTGCTGCTTCTGTTGGCAAGTATGCGGCTGGAAGTTCCAGTGGAGCAGCCAGCGGAGCTGGACTCTTCGTCAAGAATCACCAGTACTAA
- the LOC136852570 gene encoding superoxide dismutase [Cu-Zn]-like, with translation MAKCLQVVCFVVGAICFAAVGAGFAVLFMNYSHDGSPNEEVHAECVLTQNPDEAGDVAGTIVFHHMRGSTTIHIEGNVTGLTPGLHGFHIHTYGVVGGDCGAAAAHYNPDGFVHGGPDAEIRHVGDLGNIESDEEGIAHVDIHDEIVSLYGDRAVVGRSVVVHAKEDDLGLGGDEGSLTTGNAGARLACCTIFLAPHDLEN, from the exons ATGGCGAAGTGCTTACAAGTCGTCTGCTTCGTGGTGGGAGCCATTTGTTTCGCAGCTGTCGGTGCAGGCTTCGCTGTGCTCTTCATGAACTACTCACACGATGGCTCGCCTAACGAG GAGGTTCATGCGGAGTGCGTTCTGACTCAAAATCCTGATGAAGCCGGAGATGTGGCTGGGACAATCGTTTTTCACCACATGAGAGGCTCTACCACCATTCATATCGAAGGCAACGTCacag GTCTGACTCCGGGACTCCACGGCTTCCACATTCACACCTATGGCGTCGTTGGTGGCGACTGCGGGGCAGCCGCCGCGCATTACAACCCCGACGGATTCGTCCATGGCGGGCCTGATGCCGAAATAAGACACGTTGGTGATTTGGGAAACATCGAGAGCGATGAAGAGGGAATTGCTCATGTTGAC ATTCATGATGAAATAGTGTCACTGTACGGGGACAGAGCAGTTGTAGGCCGAAGCGTGGTTGTCCATGCCAAAGAGGACGACTTAGGACTAGGTGGTGACGAAGGTTCCCTAACAACTGGCAATGCTGGAGCTAGATTGGCTTGCTGCACCATTTTCTTGGCGCCCCACGACTTAGAAAATTGA